A region of Anoplopoma fimbria isolate UVic2021 breed Golden Eagle Sablefish chromosome 24, Afim_UVic_2022, whole genome shotgun sequence DNA encodes the following proteins:
- the zmp:0000001168 gene encoding LOW QUALITY PROTEIN: signal-induced proliferation-associated protein 1 (The sequence of the model RefSeq protein was modified relative to this genomic sequence to represent the inferred CDS: deleted 1 base in 1 codon), protein MQSDDLFIRKFRRQNMRPPIATVNFDPNREAGLVEWPPRREADGAEDDSLTPSRVGLTLRSVGRGHIMQRSNSDVTLGDLDSSGKSGGKATRVVGEKVGAGAQGDGGLLLHREYGSLSSLERQTQAQEPSTDDQGPLSPNALRFKDPFLLLGLQGNPPEPDGFFRGLSVPTGDTPKPAKPPKPEGLSKKTKPPQIPQPGPYDNIGGGAWVRNFAHYDVQSILFDLTEAATNRDSIGRKKNITSGASAASQLRPLSQATPSSPAQGGGGNGVIADDPEQSLLLDEGDGNDNELLLSCPHFRNETGGEEQVGLGRSQGRRGLWLSLRTPNDAVSVLEEPRESHVQQQGKSNYFIEHADLGAHYYRKYFYMKEHQNFFGMDDRLGPVAISFRREEKEGSSGAQYNCRIIFRTTEMKTLRGSILEESVPSAARHTTPRGLSPKRLLEFIMPELNLHCLRLASNSPKVRDTLLKLDEQGLNFQRKVGVMYCRAGQSSEEDMYNNESSGPAFEEFLDLLGERVRLKGWEKYRAQLDNKTDSTGTHSLYTRYQDYEIMFHVSTMLPYTSNNTQQLLRKRHIGNDIVTIVFQEPGALPFTPKSIRSHFQHVFIIIQVHEPCTDNTYYRVAVTRSKDMPLFGPLFPKGARFPRSPAFRDFLLAKAVNAENAAEKSEKFRSMATRTRQEYLKDLAENYVTTTPIDSSTKFPLLSLGGKRKDKLKGAKGVELHSAGALVWAVTVNCGDDGEAGELRLPCLLGVSAESVVLIERCTRRVVFNCSCRDVIGWKAVTETKEGGPCLDIFYERGESVSISVMESQAEDIREVVQRLELVTRGCEALEVTPLRDGVGQPGFLMNEEGFVTELQRFCYAESGGLQLWARVVRLCGHSLVHLSPEERTRLLRTAHKIHITVIPPDENGKPRRSFSELYQKAIKDTECKPGEDQSGEAWVLDEREEEEEEEEEEEEEEEEEEEEEEEEEEEAEAKEDKLKASGVNEADMTEVQVEAEEGEGQSCDKGQSERSHGSLLTPPSLPLLRATSLQDQPAIQSQEGSGSQLTRSCSLERQPTYSDTCDGPDRHVYDNVGLKGERHIYENVVELRDAIPDLILAVKPKVALEDEQFMGAEFGDDKASSSRLSCLDRAERNSRALSLHNSITKILSETTDSTEEEWQSIADLATACRSILEALSREDRKGDPSQAGADQTDGKLRDSKESDSPGHLEEKVSQLESMLKRLQDDLQKEKEDKAVLQAEVQSLRQNNQRLQEESQSTVARLIKVTELLCNVNKPC, encoded by the exons ATGCAGTCAGATGACCTCTTCATACGCAAGTTTCGCCGTCAGAACATGCGGCCGCCTATTGCCACCGTCAATTTTGACCCCAACCGGGAAGCAGGTCTAGTGGAGTGGCCGCCAAGGAGGGAGGCTGATGGAGCAGAAGATGACAGCCTCACTCCGAGCCGTGTGGGGCTGACGCTGAGGTCGGTGGGCCGCGGCCACATCATGCAGAGAAGTAACAGCGATGTAACCTTAGGAGACTTGGACTCCTCTGGGAAGTCAGGGGGGAAAGCGACCCGGGTGGTTGGGGAGAAGGTGGGTGCGGGGGCTCAGGGCGATGGGGGTTTGTTGCTACACAGGGAATACGGCAGCCTGTCCTCGCTGGAGAGACAGACTCAAGCACAGGAGCCAAGCACAGACGACCAGGGGCCCCTGAGTCCAAATGCCCTACGCTTCAAAGACCCTTTCCTGCTTTTGGGCCTGCAGGGCAACCCTCCAGAGCCTGATGGATTCTTTCGGGGTCTGTCTGTTCCCACGGGGGACACCCCAAAACCTGCCAAGCCACCGAAGCCTGAAGGTCTAAGTAAGAAGACCAAACCCCCTCAGATCCCTCAACCAGGTCCATATGACAACATTGGGGGCGGAGCCTGGGTGAGGAACTTTGCCCACTACGATGTTCAGAGCATCCTGTTTGACCTCACTGAGGCGgccacaaacagagacagcattGGACGGAAAAAGAACATCACCTCAGGGGCTTCAGCCGCCTCCCAGCTGCGCCCCCTCTCCCAAGCCACCCCGTCCTCACCTGCCCAGGGAGGGGGAGGCAACGGGGTGATTGCAGACGACCCTGAGCAGTCGCTGCTGCTGGACGAAGGTGATGGCAACGATAACGAGCTCCTGCTCAGCTGCCCCCACTTCCGCAATGAGACCGGGGGAGAAGAGCAGGTGGGTCTTGGTCGATCCCAGGGGAGGAGGGGACTCTGGTTGAGCCTGCGAACCCCCAATGATGCAGTGTCGGTCCTGGAGGAGCCCAGAGAGAGTCACGTCCAACAGCAGGGCAAGAGCAACTACTTTATAGAGCATGCAGATCTGGGAGCCCATTACTATCGCAAATATTTCTACATGAAAG AACACCAGAATTTCTTCGGCATGGACGACCGCCTTGGCCCAGTGGCCATCAGTTTCCGTcgagaggagaaagaaggatCCAGCGGAGCTCAGTACAATTGCAGAATCATCTTTCGCACCACAGAG ATGAAAACACTGCGAGGTTCCATCTTGGAGGAGTCTGTGCCTTCTGCCGCTCGTCACACGACCCCTAGAGGCTTGTCTCCCAAGAGGCTGCTGGAGTTCATCATGCCTGAACTGAACCTGCATTGCCTTCGCTTGGCTTCGAACTCCCCGAAGGTCAGGGACACCCTGCTGAAGCTGGATGAACAGGGG CTGAATTTCCAGCGAAAGGTTGGGGTGATGTACTGCCGGGCCGGGCAGAGCTCAGAGGAAGACATGTACAACAACGAGAGCTCGGGCCCGGCGTTTGAAGAGTTCCTGGATCTGCTCGGGGAGCGTGTGCGGCTGAAGGGCTGGGAGAAATACAGAGCTCAGCTGGACAACAAGA CCGACTCAACTGGGACACATTCCCTCTACACGCGCTACCAGGACTATGAGATTATGTTTCACGTGTCCACTATGTTGCCCTACACATCCAACAACACGCAAcag TTGCTTAGGAAGCGACACATCGGTAACGACATTGTGACGATCGTGTTCCAGGAGCCAGGCGCCCTGCCCTTCACGCCAAAGTCCATCCGCTCCCATTTCCAACATGTCTTTATCATCATTCAGGTCCATGAGCCCTGCACTGACAACACCTATTACAG ggTGGCTGTGACACGCTCTAAAGACATGCCATTATTTGGCCCACTCTTCCCTAAGGGTGCTCGATTCCCTCGCTCTCCCGCCTTCAGAGACTTTCTCCTGGCGAAGGCTGTGAATGCAGAGAACGCCGCAGAGAAGTCAGAGAAATTCCGCTCCATGGCCACCCGCACGCGGCAGGAATACCTGAAGGACCTGGCCGAAAACTATGTGACCACCACACCCATCGACTCCTCCACCAAGTTCCCCCTGCTCTCTCTGGGTGGCAAACGCAAAGACAAGCTGAAGGGCGCCAAAGGGGTCGAGCTGCACAGTGCTGGGGCGCTGGTGTGGGCTGTGACGGTCAACTGTGGAGATGATGGGGAGGCGGGAGAGCTCAGGCTCCCCTGTCTACTTGGGGTGTCCGCTGAGTCGGTGGTGCTCATTGAAAGGTGCACACGCAGGGTGGTGTTTAACTGCTCCTGTCGAGATGTCATCGGCTGGAAGGCAGTGACAGAGACTAAGGAGGGGGGGCCCTGCTTGGATATCTTCTATGAGCGTGGGGAGTCAGTGTCAATCAGTGTGATGGAGAGCCAGGCGGAGGATATACGAGAGGTGGTGCAGAGGCTAGAG CTGGTGACGCGCGGCTGCGAGGCCCTCGAGGTCACCCCCCTGCGCGACGGCGTCGGACAGCCCGGCTTCCTGATGAACGAGGAGGGCTTTGTGACGGAGCTGCAGCGGTTCTGTTACGCCGAGAGCGGCGGCCTGCAGCTGTGGGCTCGAGTGGTGCGACTGTGCGGACACTCGCTGGTTCACCTAAGCCCTGAGGAGAGGACCAGGCTGCTCCGCACTGCACACAAGATCCACATCACGGTCATCCCACCGGACGAGAACGGCAAGCCACGCAG AAGTTTCTCAGAGCTGTACCAGAAAGCCATCAAGGATACGGAGTGTAAACCTGGCGAGGATCAGTCTGGAGAGGCCTGGGTGCTGGAcgagagggaagaagaggaggaggaggaggaggaggaggaggaggaggaggaggaggaggaggaggaggaggaggaggag gaggaggaagcagaagcaAAGGAGGACAAGCTGAAGGCGAGTGGGGTCAATGAAGCGGACATGACGGAGGTGCAGGTGGAGGCCGAAGAGGGCGAAGGACAGTCGTGTGATAAAGGGCAAAGTGAGAGAAGTCATGGCTCGCTCCTCACGCCGCCCAGCCTACCTTTGTTACGGGCCACTTCTCTGCAGGACCAACCAGCCATTCAGAGCCAGGAGGGCAGCGGCTCCCAGCTCACACGCAGCTGCTCTTTGGAGAGACAGCCGACCTACAGCGATACATGTGATGG TCCGGACAGGCACGTGTACGACAACGTGGGGCTGAAGGGGGAACGCCACATCTATGAGAATGTCGTTGAGCTGAGGGACGCCATACCTGATCTGATCCTCGCTGTCAAACCCAAGGTTGCCCTGGAGGACGAACAG TTCATGGGCGCTGAGTTTGGTGATGACAAAGCTTCGTCTTCCCGGTTGTCATGTTTAGACCGAGCTGAAAGAAATTCACGAGCCCTAAGTCTTCACAACTCCATCACCAAGA TTCTCTCAGAGACGACAGATTCCACTGAGGAGGAGTGGCAGTCCATCGCTGACCTGGCCACCGCCTGCCGCAGCATCCTGGAGGCTTTGTCTCGAGAGG ACCGTAAAGGAGACCCCTCCCAAGCAGGAGCTGACCAGACAGATGGCAAGCTGAGAGACTCAAAGGAGAG TGACTCTCCAGGCCATCTAGAAGAGAAGGTGTCGCAGCTGGAGTCCATGCTGAAGAGGCTGCAGGATGACCTGCAAAAG gagaaggaggacaagGCGGTGCTGCAGGCCGAGGTGCAGAGCCTCAGGCAGAACAACCAGCGGCTGCAGGAGGAGTCGCAGAGCACAGTGGCTCGCCTCATCAAAGTCACCGAGCTGCTGTGCAACGTCAACAAGCCCTGTTAG